From Pseudoalteromonas rubra, one genomic window encodes:
- a CDS encoding bifunctional 2',3'-cyclic-nucleotide 2'-phosphodiesterase/3'-nucleotidase, which yields MKLKLLTLAMLCGSAALLTGCSDSDNELQFKEPPKEQQTDDDKQPVTDKQPTDKDDNKQPEEPKIAEGTLLELRVMETTDLHANLMNFNYFSNKADDKVGLVKTATLIRQAREAVANSVLVDNGDLIQGSPLGDYMAKVKGLEEGDVHPIYEAMNTLDYDVANIGNHEFNFGLEFLDEAIDDAKFPYISANVFKDDGDDDASNDVPLFTPYLIKEKQVIDKNGDTQTLKIGYIGFVPPQIMQWDKANLEGQVIAKDIVDMAKHYVPKMKEEGADIIIAIPHSGLETAEKKPLAENASYYLSKVDGIDAIMFGHAHANFPGSRYAGLEEHGVDNEKGTINGVAAVMPGFWGNNLGIIDMTLEYSADGWQVKDTQSTLQPISVTNEDRTVTSLADNDAQVENAAMTAHEETKTWVNEPFAKIADEVNSYFALVNDDPSIQIVTDAQLWYTQTIVKATELDDLPVLSAGAPFRAGRGGPDDFTAVDKGDIAYRNVADLYIYPNVLKVLKLNGAEVKQWLEMSAGQFNQITPNSEDVQVLVNTDFPSYNFDVLDGVSYQIDVTEPARYDTKGNKVSDGNRIKALTYQGELVTDEQVFLVATNNYRASGGGNFPGISGEKIVVDSPNENRQVVADYIALQSNKNPETGMDPSADGNWSFAPVEGANVVFYSSASDKAAAFSARFAHITPLNKTTDDGFAIYQIDLTQSAN from the coding sequence ATGAAATTAAAATTACTAACACTTGCAATGCTTTGCGGCAGTGCCGCTTTACTCACTGGTTGTTCGGATAGCGACAACGAGTTGCAATTCAAAGAGCCGCCGAAAGAGCAACAAACGGACGATGATAAGCAACCTGTAACTGACAAGCAACCAACGGACAAAGATGACAATAAGCAGCCTGAAGAGCCCAAGATTGCTGAAGGTACACTGCTTGAGCTGCGCGTCATGGAAACCACGGACCTGCATGCTAACCTGATGAACTTCAATTATTTCTCGAACAAAGCAGATGACAAAGTCGGTCTGGTCAAAACTGCAACTCTGATCCGTCAGGCACGCGAGGCAGTTGCAAACTCCGTACTGGTTGACAATGGTGACCTGATCCAGGGCAGCCCGCTTGGCGACTATATGGCAAAAGTTAAAGGCCTTGAAGAAGGTGATGTACACCCAATTTATGAGGCGATGAACACGCTGGATTACGATGTCGCAAATATCGGTAACCATGAGTTTAACTTTGGTCTGGAGTTTTTAGACGAAGCCATCGACGACGCCAAGTTCCCATATATCTCGGCCAACGTATTTAAGGATGACGGTGACGATGACGCGAGCAACGATGTACCTCTTTTCACTCCTTATCTAATCAAAGAGAAACAAGTCATTGATAAAAATGGTGACACACAAACGCTGAAAATCGGTTACATCGGTTTTGTTCCACCTCAGATCATGCAGTGGGACAAAGCAAACCTGGAAGGTCAGGTTATTGCCAAAGACATCGTCGATATGGCCAAACACTATGTGCCTAAGATGAAAGAAGAAGGCGCGGATATCATCATTGCTATTCCTCACTCTGGACTGGAAACGGCTGAGAAGAAACCTCTGGCTGAGAATGCCAGCTACTACCTGTCAAAAGTCGACGGCATTGACGCAATCATGTTTGGTCATGCCCACGCTAACTTCCCGGGTTCGCGCTATGCGGGCCTTGAAGAACATGGTGTCGACAATGAGAAAGGCACCATCAATGGCGTTGCAGCCGTGATGCCTGGTTTTTGGGGTAATAACCTGGGTATCATCGACATGACGTTAGAATACAGCGCAGACGGATGGCAGGTAAAAGACACTCAGTCGACATTACAACCAATTTCTGTCACCAATGAGGATCGCACCGTCACGTCTTTAGCAGACAACGATGCCCAGGTCGAAAACGCGGCAATGACCGCTCATGAAGAAACCAAAACCTGGGTTAACGAGCCGTTTGCTAAGATTGCTGATGAGGTCAACAGCTATTTCGCTCTCGTTAACGACGACCCGTCCATTCAAATCGTGACCGATGCTCAGCTTTGGTATACGCAAACAATTGTAAAAGCGACTGAACTGGATGATCTACCTGTGTTATCTGCAGGCGCGCCATTCAGAGCAGGGCGTGGTGGCCCGGATGACTTTACAGCGGTCGATAAAGGAGATATTGCTTATCGTAACGTAGCCGACCTGTATATTTACCCAAATGTACTGAAAGTTCTTAAACTCAATGGTGCCGAAGTTAAACAATGGCTTGAAATGTCAGCAGGTCAGTTTAACCAAATCACGCCAAACAGTGAAGATGTTCAGGTTCTGGTTAATACCGACTTCCCTTCTTATAACTTTGATGTGCTAGATGGCGTGAGCTATCAAATTGATGTGACCGAGCCTGCTCGATACGACACCAAAGGCAATAAAGTATCTGATGGCAACCGCATTAAAGCCCTCACCTACCAGGGCGAACTGGTAACGGATGAACAGGTATTCCTGGTTGCAACGAATAACTATCGTGCGTCAGGTGGCGGTAACTTCCCGGGGATCTCAGGTGAGAAAATTGTAGTTGATTCTCCCAATGAAAACCGTCAGGTCGTCGCCGATTACATTGCACTACAGTCAAATAAAAACCCGGAAACCGGCATGGATCCTAGCGCGGATGGAAACTGGTCATTTGCACCGGTAGAGGGCGCAAACGTGGTATTTTACAGCTCTGCGTCGGATAAAGCCGCCGCATTCAGTGCGCGCTTTGCCCATATCACACCTTTAAACAAAACCACGGATGATGGTTTTGCAATCTATCAAATCGACCTGACTCAGTCTGCTAACTGA
- a CDS encoding DUF6359 domain-containing protein, whose protein sequence is MKLSKLTVLGLGVTLALSATALQAATPYNWNNTAPVKVPSAQQSNGKTVLFDVSHGGVEGNADWVIDGAFSDFADALVAEGYRVEEYRGVDLNNDGKIRFFDDRSFSTQANEAIITYDAIKHADVFVLAETNRPFTLAEQQALETFVAAGKGIFFIADHYDADRNLNTWDATEVFNGYNRSDLSKYNMGGAYGDWRNPKSAQQGWLVENFGIRFRFNGVDYKQGVSGVEPAYQTEGLTQGVAPILMAAGATLAIVDGQKAKGLVYFAETDTPTKWRHAKDSGLYFGGEAEGPYVAIAKSGAGKAAFIGDSSPIEDATPKYRRQDSGNTKKTYPGWTDPGHASVLSINIVNWLATPEGYTHFDGANGRTPGRVTPVPMTSEEMFDPNNGQPWSNPSNGFNPWDTDTYKDNSFNAPYGQGQVDPDPDPDPDPTPGTAVSVADALAATTGTELVVQGKVTDAVNGIYGLLLTDLNNPAVSINVKLESNQRADFNPQLNPEILGKTLLVTGKRNSYMGEPGIRYVTDLVIAPSALSVSQALATAQGETITLTGKVKAPLNSIYALVLSDLSDDSTTINIKLESSQRAEFSPQLNPSILDETLVITGKRDSYMSQPGIRNVSEIAKASSTSPDPDPNLDMTVSEVLAKSNGTPVVVAGTITSAINNIYALELSDPNAPGNKLYIKLESSQRATYSPQLNPALLGKKLRVTGVKNDYMSQPGVRNVTALTLLD, encoded by the coding sequence ATGAAACTATCTAAACTAACAGTTTTAGGCCTTGGTGTAACGCTGGCGCTTAGCGCTACCGCTTTGCAAGCAGCTACACCGTATAACTGGAATAACACCGCACCGGTCAAAGTACCGAGTGCACAACAAAGCAATGGCAAAACCGTTCTGTTCGACGTCTCGCACGGCGGCGTTGAAGGTAATGCCGACTGGGTTATCGACGGCGCATTTTCTGACTTCGCCGACGCTCTTGTCGCTGAAGGTTACCGCGTTGAGGAATATCGCGGCGTCGATTTGAATAACGATGGTAAAATTCGCTTTTTTGATGACCGTAGTTTCTCAACTCAGGCAAACGAAGCCATCATTACTTATGATGCCATCAAACATGCTGATGTGTTTGTCCTGGCAGAAACCAACCGCCCATTTACCCTGGCAGAGCAACAGGCGCTGGAAACCTTCGTCGCCGCAGGTAAAGGCATCTTCTTTATCGCCGACCACTATGATGCGGATCGCAACCTAAATACCTGGGATGCGACTGAAGTCTTCAACGGCTACAACCGCTCTGATCTGAGCAAGTATAATATGGGTGGCGCTTATGGCGACTGGCGCAACCCAAAAAGCGCACAACAAGGCTGGTTAGTAGAAAACTTCGGTATTCGTTTTCGCTTTAACGGCGTTGACTACAAGCAAGGCGTCAGCGGTGTTGAGCCGGCTTATCAGACCGAAGGTCTGACACAAGGTGTTGCACCTATCCTGATGGCGGCTGGTGCAACCCTGGCGATTGTCGACGGTCAAAAAGCCAAAGGACTGGTTTACTTTGCTGAAACCGACACTCCGACTAAGTGGCGACATGCCAAAGACTCAGGTTTGTATTTTGGCGGAGAAGCTGAAGGCCCTTATGTAGCAATAGCTAAATCAGGTGCTGGTAAAGCTGCTTTCATTGGTGACTCTTCGCCGATTGAAGATGCAACACCTAAATATCGTCGTCAGGACAGTGGCAACACTAAGAAGACTTACCCAGGCTGGACAGATCCGGGCCACGCTTCCGTGCTGTCAATTAACATCGTCAACTGGCTGGCTACGCCAGAGGGCTACACCCACTTTGATGGTGCCAATGGCCGCACACCTGGTCGCGTCACACCAGTGCCGATGACCTCAGAGGAAATGTTCGATCCTAACAATGGCCAGCCCTGGAGCAACCCAAGCAATGGCTTCAACCCTTGGGATACTGATACCTATAAAGACAACTCTTTCAATGCACCGTATGGCCAGGGCCAGGTAGACCCAGATCCTGATCCGGATCCAGATCCGACACCAGGTACAGCAGTTTCCGTTGCTGACGCTTTGGCAGCGACAACCGGTACTGAGTTGGTCGTTCAGGGTAAAGTGACTGATGCCGTTAATGGTATCTATGGCCTGCTACTGACTGACTTAAATAACCCGGCTGTCAGTATCAATGTCAAATTAGAGTCTAATCAACGCGCCGACTTCAACCCACAGTTGAACCCTGAAATTCTGGGTAAAACTCTATTAGTAACCGGTAAGCGTAACAGCTACATGGGTGAACCGGGTATCCGTTACGTTACTGATTTGGTTATCGCACCAAGCGCACTGTCCGTTTCTCAGGCGCTGGCCACCGCTCAGGGTGAAACCATTACCTTAACCGGTAAGGTCAAAGCACCGCTGAACAGCATCTATGCTTTGGTCTTGTCAGACCTATCTGACGACAGCACCACCATCAACATCAAGCTAGAGTCAAGCCAGCGCGCTGAGTTCAGCCCTCAGCTGAACCCAAGCATTTTGGATGAGACTTTAGTGATCACCGGTAAGCGCGACTCATATATGAGTCAGCCAGGGATCCGTAACGTCTCTGAAATTGCCAAGGCGTCGTCGACTTCACCAGACCCGGATCCAAACCTGGATATGACGGTTAGCGAAGTACTGGCTAAAAGCAATGGTACACCCGTTGTTGTGGCTGGTACCATAACTTCTGCTATCAACAACATTTACGCCCTGGAACTGAGCGATCCAAACGCACCGGGTAACAAGCTATATATCAAGCTGGAATCATCGCAGCGTGCGACATACAGCCCTCAGCTGAACCCCGCTTTATTGGGTAAAAAACTGCGCGTAACCGGCGTTAAAAATGACTATATGAGCCAGCCTGGCGTACGTAATGTCACTGCACTGACTCTGTTAGATTAA
- a CDS encoding DUF6279 family lipoprotein produces the protein MRKFLLVLALLTMTGCSTKFIYKNADWLSYWYLDDYVSLTDEQEAQFDERLLAWLDWHKSQELTQYAQQLTMLKSDIENDKITLERIGYHREQMLEHWHRLRNKVVPDLVEMAPMLSDAQVSELFDEIAEGEAERTEKRAKRSEQKKHKRWLKERKNNLKRWIGRLSAEQEGRIEQLYEQQVSTAALWSDYRARYQGELRALFAQPERGEAFKASLSELLMAPEVYRSEQLNQANEQNSKANQQYLLDVYQSLSAKQKKRLVSELEELIEDIESLVQGD, from the coding sequence ATGAGAAAGTTCTTACTGGTGCTGGCATTGCTAACGATGACCGGCTGTTCAACTAAATTTATTTATAAAAACGCCGACTGGCTGAGCTATTGGTATCTTGATGACTATGTTTCGCTTACCGATGAACAGGAAGCGCAGTTTGATGAGCGTTTGCTTGCCTGGCTGGACTGGCATAAGTCGCAGGAGCTGACACAGTACGCCCAGCAGCTTACTATGCTGAAATCAGATATAGAAAATGACAAAATTACGCTGGAGCGGATTGGCTACCATCGTGAACAAATGCTTGAGCATTGGCATCGTTTGCGTAACAAAGTGGTGCCTGATCTGGTCGAAATGGCCCCGATGCTCAGTGACGCACAGGTCAGTGAACTATTTGATGAAATTGCCGAAGGAGAAGCTGAGCGGACAGAGAAAAGAGCAAAGCGTTCGGAGCAGAAAAAACACAAACGCTGGCTAAAAGAGCGTAAGAACAACCTGAAGCGCTGGATTGGTAGGTTGTCTGCTGAACAGGAAGGGCGCATTGAGCAGTTGTATGAGCAGCAAGTCAGCACTGCAGCGTTATGGTCAGACTATCGCGCGCGTTATCAGGGAGAGCTCAGAGCTTTGTTTGCTCAGCCCGAGCGCGGTGAAGCGTTCAAAGCCAGCCTGTCTGAGTTACTGATGGCTCCAGAAGTCTATCGTTCTGAGCAGCTGAACCAGGCGAATGAGCAAAACAGCAAAGCCAACCAACAATATTTGCTGGATGTATATCAAAGCCTCAGTGCTAAACAGAAAAAACGTCTGGTATCTGAACTGGAAGAGTTGATTGAAGACATAGAGTCATTGGTACAAGGTGATTGA
- a CDS encoding class I SAM-dependent methyltransferase encodes MSHWNDEDAISYDNKWGELDFHQQIPQLAGVQPSFNIVELGCGGGYLSLCLAQAAENVRVTALDPAPKMIALAKARQHKAGLSQAQLQFFEAGAEALDVSPDTQDLVIAAFSVHHWQSPAQSMVLVYTALKPGGKIWICEDLDAPTEGHTEVHAELKTLNGVKGLLQQTGFTQLSHKVHRSHEGEFLIIEALKPS; translated from the coding sequence ATGAGCCACTGGAATGATGAAGATGCCATCAGCTATGACAATAAATGGGGGGAACTGGATTTCCACCAGCAGATCCCCCAACTTGCTGGCGTACAACCAAGTTTCAATATTGTTGAGTTAGGCTGCGGTGGCGGGTATCTGAGCTTATGCCTGGCACAGGCTGCTGAAAATGTACGTGTAACAGCATTGGATCCGGCCCCTAAAATGATCGCGCTGGCAAAAGCGCGACAACATAAAGCTGGCCTCTCACAAGCGCAGTTGCAATTCTTTGAAGCCGGTGCTGAAGCACTGGATGTCAGTCCTGACACTCAGGACTTAGTGATCGCTGCATTTTCCGTCCATCATTGGCAAAGTCCGGCACAGTCCATGGTATTGGTTTACACTGCACTCAAGCCGGGCGGTAAGATCTGGATATGTGAGGATCTGGATGCACCTACCGAAGGACATACCGAAGTGCACGCTGAATTGAAGACACTTAACGGCGTTAAAGGACTGCTGCAGCAAACTGGTTTTACCCAGCTTTCACATAAAGTGCATCGCAGTCATGAAGGTGAATTTCTGATAATTGAGGCACTTAAGCCGTCATAA